CTTTGCTTGCCGTTATCGCGTTGCTATCACTTCGATCTCGACCATTGCTCCTTTTGCAAGCTTGGTAACCTCGACACAGGCACGGGCAGGGGGCTCAATTCCTTCATAATAACGTGCATACACTGCATTGACCTTGGAAAACTGGCTCATGTCAGTGATGAAGACGGTGCATTTGAGAACTTTGTCAAAAGAAGAGCCTGCAGCAGAAAGCACTGCCGCAAGGTTTTTCATTGCCAGGTCCGTCTGCTGGGCAATATCGCCATCGAGCAGTTCGTTGGTAACCGGGTCGATAGGCAACTGGGCAGAGGTGTAGACAACGTCGTTATAGACAGTAGCCTGACTGTAGGGACCGATTGCCTTTGGTGCTTTGTCAGTCTGTATGATTTCTTTTTTCATGATCGTAACTCCCTACAGGTCTTGATAAGATGGAAGGTTCTGAAAGCTGCATCCTCGGTAAGCTCCAAAGACCTTGCCATTGCTTTCTCCAAAGGCATTGCCGCATTGGTGGTGCTTACGATTGCGTCAATTCCGAGTTCGTAGAGACTTTCTG
The sequence above is a segment of the Sphaerochaeta pleomorpha str. Grapes genome. Coding sequences within it:
- a CDS encoding Rid family detoxifying hydrolase, yielding MKKEIIQTDKAPKAIGPYSQATVYNDVVYTSAQLPIDPVTNELLDGDIAQQTDLAMKNLAAVLSAAGSSFDKVLKCTVFITDMSQFSKVNAVYARYYEGIEPPARACVEVTKLAKGAMVEIEVIATR